The Clostridium aceticum genomic interval TTCTTATCTTTTAACTCTTTGGGATTATTCAATGTTGTTCCCTCCTTTCCTCCGACTGCAGCTTTTGTAGTTCTATATTAATCTTCATCATTTCTACACCTAGCTTTAACAATTGTTTTTCAACCTCTTCCTTGTTTGAATTTTCCTGTGACATAATAATATTTTGCTGTTCCTTTAGCTTATTACGTTCGTACAACAACCTAGATCTTTTGATCATTGTCTTGTATTTTTCTATGGACTTATTTATATCCACCTGCTGAATATCTATGTCAAGAATGCTCTCTATTTCTTCTTGTAAATTAGGAAGTTTTTCTTTTATGTTATTTACGTCTTCTATGCTATGGAAATTATCTATAATGTATTGAAATATACCACGATGATCTTCTAATATGAAATCATCTAAATTAAAATTTTTTAATATACTAGAAATCAGTTCAGGATTTGTAAGTATATACTTTAATAATTGTTTTTCAGCTATAATATATCCTTTTTGTTCAACCAGTGGTAAAGATTCTATATACTTATTATTTCTTTTGTGATTGGAACTATACTTAGTATTATTAGTTATATTCATGGAAACCTTTCTGCCGTACATTTCTGCAATAATAGCATCCTTGGATATTCCAATTTTTTCCTCGATGTTTTTTAGATATGTCTCTTGTTCGATTGGACTTTTGATGTCTTTTAAAATATTTGCTACAGCTTTCCCTAATTTTATTTGATCCTCTAAGCTTTTTGAAGAATACTTTTGTTGAGCTATATAAATTTTATAGTCAATAAAATTTAAAGCCTCCTTTATCTTTTTTTCAAAAGCATCTTTTCCCTTTTTTTTAATAAAATCATCAGGATCCATATTATTAGGTAAGGTTAACACTTTAATATCTATATGTACATTTTGTAGTATTTCTATACTTCTTAAGGTAGCTTTTATACCAGCACTATCACCATCAAAGCAAATAACAATCTCATTAAAGTACTTTTTCAAAGTTACAGCATGCCCCTGTGTTAAAGATGTACCCAATGTCGCTACAGTATTTTTAAGTCCCTGCTGGTGCAATGCAA includes:
- the dnaG gene encoding DNA primase; translation: MENYFPEELIIEVKEKNDIVEVISQYVQLRSTGNSHKALCPFHNEKTPSFHINKEKQWFKCFGCGEGGDVIGFIMKIENLDFIEAVKILAQRANIYIDELTHPNEIKERQKNDRIYYDINRQAGRYFYDNLVQGRNLAQDYLIKRGLTVKAIKSFGLGYALDGWDYLLNYLIKKGYTKEDIEKSGLIVKSKQKDSYYDRFRKRIMFPIFDVRGNVIAFGGRVLDDALPKYLNSPETKYFNKSEILYGLHIARKNAINGQGILVEGYMDVIALHQQGLKNTVATLGTSLTQGHAVTLKKYFNEIVICFDGDSAGIKATLRSIEILQNVHIDIKVLTLPNNMDPDDFIKKKGKDAFEKKIKEALNFIDYKIYIAQQKYSSKSLEDQIKLGKAVANILKDIKSPIEQETYLKNIEEKIGISKDAIIAEMYGRKVSMNITNNTKYSSNHKRNNKYIESLPLVEQKGYIIAEKQLLKYILTNPELISSILKNFNLDDFILEDHRGIFQYIIDNFHSIEDVNNIKEKLPNLQEEIESILDIDIQQVDINKSIEKYKTMIKRSRLLYERNKLKEQQNIIMSQENSNKEEVEKQLLKLGVEMMKINIELQKLQSEERREQH